The following nucleotide sequence is from Sulfurospirillum arsenophilum NBRC 109478.
ACAAGTGGCAAGCTTTTACCAAAGCAGATACCACCTTTAACATCAACACCCCCGCCAAGTGCTGAAAAAAGCGCTTGAGCACGGCGTAATTGGAAGTCATTTTTAGACCACGTGGTACGTCTTCCTTGGTAATAGATCGCTTGAGGAGCATTTGCCATAAAATCACGAGATACTTGATAAATATCGGCTGCTTTAATGCCGGTGATTTTCTCTGCCCATTCAGGAGTATAGTTACTATTTAAAATGTGGTTTTTGTAATCCTCAAAACCATTAAAGTAATTTGTAACAAAGGCTTTATTGTAGCGCTCTTCTTTGATCGCAACATAGGTGAGTGCTAAAACAAAGGCTAAGTCTGTTCCTACATTGATCGCAAGCCATTTATCACTTTTGGCAGCCGTATTGGTAAAACGAGGATCAACAGTAATCAGCTTTGCACCTCTTCCATTGGTGCGCTTAAACATATCCATGGTATCGGGGGTGACAATTGCTTCAGCACGGTTTGCTCCTGCCATAATGACGTATTTGGCATTGTCCAAATCCGCTTGACCGTAACCACCAATCGTAAGTGTATACCCTGAAACGGTTGTTGCTAAACAGAGACTTGCATGGTTTAAGAAGTGGGAAGAGCCAAACATGGTGAAAAAACTTTTAAAGGTATGTTCTGCCATGCCCTCCCCCGCACAAAACGCTACAGTTGAGCGATTGTCTTTCTCTTCTTCCAAGATTTTGGTGAGTTTTTCATTAATATACGCATAAGCTTCGTCCCAACTGACACGCTTAAACTTACCACTACCTTTTTCGCCATCACGAATCAACGGATATTTAAGACGATCGGGATCATAGACCGCTTGTATACCAGAATTACCACGAGGACAGAGCATATTGCGTGATTTTGGAAAAAGTGGATTTGGATCAAGTTTTTCAATAACACCATTGCGTACATGCGCAATCGCTGCGCATTTATTAACACACATCTCACAGAGTGTTGCTATTTTCTTATTATCTTCATTGCCAACTTTTTTGGCTGGTGTTGTAACGCTCGCTATAACGGAAGAGGAACTAAGGCTCACTCCGCCTGCTATTGACATCGCTACACTCCCTTGAAGAAATCTCCTTCTTGAGATCTCTACTTTCATCGCGTCTCCTTGTAATCTTTTGCCTTTAAGGTTCGTACGTTCAAACGAGGTTTAAAAGTACGTCTTGTTCTATCCATTGTAAAGGTTAAATCTTAGAAAAAACTTACAAAAGGTAAAAAAAAATATACAAATATGAGAGGCCATGAATTAAATCCCTAGAAATAGGCGATTTATCAATACAAAAAAGATGTTGTTTTTGTAAAAAAAGTGATAAAAAAGGTAAATTATAATGAACTTTTTTGAGGGAATTTATAAATTTTGACTCAAAATAGTTCTAAAAACAGATCATTTATTTTAAGTTTTAAAGCCTATTTTGAGAGAATTTATAAATTTTAGTTATATTTTATTAACCTTTTGAAACATCTTTGACACTCCCCACACAAAAAGGACTTCAAATTCAAGGTAATCGTGCGGATAATTTTGGATGATCGCCTTCGTTTGTGCGATACTCAAACGTTTTTCTCCACCACTGACGCCACTTTTTTTAATATAACGAAATTTAGAGAGATTGTCTTCAAAAAAGAGACGAAATATTTTGGTTTCATGTTTACATGTAAAATAGTTTTCAAACAGTTTTATTAATGCTGTAGCATTCGGTAAAAAGGTAGATTGTCCACTCATAGCATAGATCGTTTCAAATGTTTTGTCGGTAAAAATAGCAAAGGCGCCCTCTTTACATGTAAGCGCCAGCTGAGAAATTAATGCTTCAATGTCCCGTGCCCATTGCAAAGCGGAAGAGGAGATGAGAAGGTCGTACGGTGGGTTTAATGTTTCAAACAATGTAGGCTCTTCAAAATCCTCGCAGATAATTTCCACATCTTTACATGTAGGATGTAATTCACACATTTTAAGAGCATTATCAACCCCTGTAAAATGTTCTATCTCCCATGTAATATTTTTAAAAACAGCTCCACTTCCACACCCTAAATCTAAGATTTTTTTAGGCTGTGAGTCAATTCGAGAAATCAAATAATGTGCAACTTCACGTTGCAAGGAAGTATAGTCATCGTAACTATGTGCATTTTTGGAAAATTCATTAATATGTTTTGCGATCATGTGTATTAGGATGTCCACTTTTTTTCCAAAAAGTATACTCTGCTCTGACTAAAAAATCACTGTTTAACCTTTGCCTATGATGTTTAATCAGAAAAGACAATCATAATTTAAGAGTTTTTTTCATAAAATATCTAATAATACTCATAATAAGGGGTCAAAAATGTCTAAATGGGGGCGTTTAGGAATTTTGATGTGTCTTATTTTAAGCACACAACTATGGGCATCCATCGGAAAAGTCTCGCTTTTAAAAGGCGAAGCCATCGCAAATCGTGATAATCAAACCATTGCGCTTGCCAATGGCACAACGCTTGAAGAACATGATCTTATTTCAACACGAGCTAACAGCCAAATTCAACTTACGTTTGAAGATAAAACAGTCATCACGCTAGGCAGTGAGAGTATTTTAGACATCAATCAATATCTCAATGATGCTCAAGAACCTAAGGCAAAATTTAAATTTAACCAAGGGACATTCAAAAGCATTACAGGCAATATTGGTAAAAAAGCACCTGAAAACTTTAACTTAGAAACTAAAACGGCTACGATTGGTATTCGAGGAACAACCGTTTTAGGGCAGACAAATATGCCACCTCAAAATGGACGTGAACAACCCGATATCATAGGATGCTCCTCTGGTAAAATTGTCGTTGTAACCCCTATGGGCTCAGTTGAAATAGGCGCTGGATTCGCGACAACAGTCACACCAAATCAAGCACCTACCGCACCTCAACCTCTTAGCACAACACCATTAACAACTACAAGTTCTACACAATCTTCGCAAAATGGCAACGTTATACTCGCCTCTTCCGTAACATCAACAAACAATAACGTTAATGAAGTTGCAAATAATACCTTGCAAGAGTCAACACAAAATAGTGTCACAAACACGGCAAATACCGCAAAAAATCAATCTATTTTTTATCCTAGCATTGGATTAACAGGTGGCATTTTGGATTATGAACCATTTAAAAGTTCTATTAGTTATTACATACAAGGTATAGATTCTACTTTAACGTTTGGTTTAAATTATCGACCGTACAACATTGATCCAGACACAGGAGAATATGCACATGCACATTCCTATACAACATTACTTCTTGAAAATATTCCACTCATGGATACAAATGGTTGGGCTGATTTAAATACTATCAATAACACTGTAACAGGCTTTAAATATCTGACAAAAACATTAAATAGCTCAAATAATCCCGTAACACTCTCACTCAATAACAGTGATATAACATTATCAAGTTATAGTTTGTTACAAGATGCAAATGAAGAACTCTTTATTGCTTCTTTGAATAATAATGACATTGGATATACCCAAAAATTCATTATTGGGCAACAGTCTTCGTCTATCCCAGATTCAACCATTCTTTATTACGCAGATCCATTTGATTCTATTTCACCAACCATTTATCCTGAATTAACAGGATCTAACAATGCTTTAGCAATTAACACAACCAACCGTAATGCACTTGGTTTTTCAGTAGATGGAAGCACTAATAAAATTATTATTACCATTGGAAGTCTTGATAGCCATAACAGCCTATCACTCAAAGATTATTCACTTACAACTTCAAACGACGCAGATTATATTCGTAACTGGAGTTATACGAGTTTATCGGGAGCTGTTTATGGTAGCACCAATCAAGCAATTGGCGTCAATGGCATAAAAACTACCTATAATTTTGATGGTGACTATATCTCTAGTTATGGAACGACAACAGGTATAGCCGTACAAACGACATCTTCTACACCCACAGCATCGCAAAGATATAATGCTGTACAAACGTTAGATGGATTGATTACAAATGCCTTAGGCAATAGTGATTTAACCATTCAGTTAAATAAAAACACAGGTGTGGTGAGTGTTGCATCCTCTTTATTATCGATTGATGGGACGGGCGCATCTAGTAAATCAGCATACATTCATGATGACTACTTTGCTGCTATAACCCTAGATACCTATGATCATACAACACCCGCACTCACAAGCTATCTTATTGCGATTCCAATGGAAACACAAGATGATTATGTTTCATGGGGATATTGGGGTAAAAGCACTCTTAATAATACTAATCAAATAGAAACAGACACTTCACCTTTTAGCACATGGGTTGCCGGCGTCAAAACAGATACTAGTGTCATACAAAATCTTGTAACAAACTCTGCATCGTATACTTACAATGGTGCTGTTATTGGTGCAGCTCGTGAAGGTGGCACGTGGGGATCTATCAAAAATGATGGTAGCAATCTGATTAATCTTTCAATCAACTTTGCCAACGTAAATCCTATAACAGGCACTATCGCCTTTAATACCAGTAACAATGGTTCATGGAGCAGTACTGTTACTACCAGTGCTTTAACAGCTAGTACATCTAGCTTTGCAGCGAATCTTTCAAGTGCAAACTCTTACGGAAGCTTAAAGGGTAATTTCTACGGACCAACAGCGAACGCCGTTGCAGGTAGTTTTAGCCTGTCAAAAATTTCTGATGATATAGCTTCCGGCTCATTTAAAGCAATCAAATAAGGGTTGGTAGAATGAAAAAAATTTTAATCATCTGTTGTATTATCTCTTCACTCTTAGCCAGTTCTTTAGAGACCTTTAAAAGTGACTACGATCAAGCACTCAAACTCTATAATAGTGGTGATTTTCAAAATGCTTCTATTCAATTTTATGCGCTAAGCGAAGTTGCTCCCGAAAATGTCGAAGTCAATTTTTATCTTGGACGCTCTTCCCTAGAGCTTAAACACTATGACGATGCTGTGAGTGCCTTTGATCGTGTGCTTATTCTCAATCCATCGCATGTCCGAACCAAATTAGAATTGGCACGTCTCTATTTTGAAATTCAACAATACGATACTGCACAATCGCTTCTTGATGGTGTTTTACAAGAGCAATTGCCATTGACAGTTCAAGAAAATGTCGTCGCTCTTAAAAGTGCTATCGATCAGCAAAGAGCAAAACACACCTTTGGTGGTGCACTCATTTTAGCATGGGATTACGATACCAATATTGGCAATGATGTGGGCAGAGGTGTGACTCAAAACGTGCTCAGCATCATTGATCTTCCTGGCAATAACCAACGTAAAAGTGCTGGACTTGCTCAAACATTGGTTTTAAACCACAGTTACGATATGGGAGAAAAGGGAGGTTTTGCTTGGGATACTGCTTTTATCGCCTACAATAAAAATCTTACCCAATACTCCGATAAAGATTTGATGTTCTTTTCTCTTTCGACGGGTCCAAGCTATACGTATGATATCTATAAACTTTCGCTTCAAGCAGGTTATGACAAAGTACGTTTAGAATCCGATGACTACATGAATATAACCCACTTTTCACTCAATCTCAAGGCTATTTTAACCCCTGAGTTAATGCTAGAAACTGACATCACTCAAAAGCGTAACCTTCATACGCAAAGTAGCAATACGACCGATTCCGATGCAACACTTTATACGATGGGTGTACGTTATGCACTCAACCCTCAAGATCCTTGGATTATTGCTGCATATATCTCGTACAAAGATGAAAACGAACGTGATAAAGCCGCTGCACAATATGGCGTCTCACTGGATGAGTGGAGTTACCGTTTAGAGCTTTCAAAAGAGATTTTTAAAGATTTTAGAGCTACTATTGGCTACACCTATAAAGACACTAATTACAAAGAGTTTGATGCACTTTTCAATCTCAAACGAAGCGATACAGAGGATTACTATTCAACTTCACTTTCGTACATGCTTACGAAACAATCTTCCGTTATGTTAAGCTACGCCTACAGCGATCATGCTTCGAACAATGCACTTTATACCTATAAAAAAAATGTTACGGCACTTTCGTACATTTACTCCTTTTAACCTATGCGAAAAAGCTTAACACAGCTCCTTTTTTCTCTGATTATCATGGGAAGCTCTATCGTGGGTTATCTCTATTACAGCTCTTTTTGGCAACCTTTTGAGTACAAGATCAAAGATATCATGCTCCAAAGCAGAGGCGAGATTAAAGGTGATGAAAATATTGTCATCATCGATATTGATGAGAAGAGCCTCAAAGCACTGGGGCAATGGCCATGGAGCAGAGATAAAATCGCTAAATTATTGCAAAATCTCTCGGATCTTGGTGTTGCGATTATAGGGCTTGATGTCGTTTTTGCCGAAGCTGATAGTAGCTCTCCGCAAAAAGTTTTAAAGCAACTAGGACTCCCCCACCAAGGAGTACCTGATTTTGATGCTATTTTTGCACAAACCATCAGTGAGACGCCAACGATTGTCGGCTATGTTTTTGCGCTTACGCCTGATGCCATAGAGCCTGAAGGAAATCCTAAATCTGCTGCCATCATCGTAGAGCAAAACCGCCCTCCTCACTCCTCATTGATCAAACCGTATCGTGCTATTCTCAACATTCCACAAATTCAAAAGCAAGCGTATTCGAGCGGTTATTTCAATACTATTCCCGATAGCGATGGTATTGTACGCAGTATTCCTCTGATTATGGAGTATGATGGTATTCTTTATCCTTCTTTGAGCCTTGAGATGGTGCGCATCGCACTGAATGAAAAAAAGATCAACATTGTTTACGATGAGAATGGGCTAAGACAGATCGAAATTGGAGAACATATCATCCCCACCGACTTTTTTGGTCGCTTGATGGTCAATTACCGTGGACGTCAACATAGCTATGACTATATCTCAGCCATTGATGTTTACACTAATCGCGTCAATCCTTTACATGTAAAAGATAAAATCGCTCTTGTAGGCACCTCTGCCGCGGGTTTGCTTGATCTTAGAAGTACCCCTTTTGAGAGTGTCTATGCCGGTGTGGAAGTGCATGCCAATGCTATTGATAACATCTTGCACCAAGAGTACCTTGCGAAACCCATTTGGACACGCGGTGTTGATCTTCTTAGCATCGTAGCCCTCTGTGCCATTACCCTTGTTATCTTACTCCTTCCAAGTGCCTTTTTTAGTTTTAGTGCCCTTGTAACACTCAACCTTATGGTGATTCTTGCACACTATTACAGCATGATTTACCAAGGAACTTTATTTAACACCATTTTGCCACTTGTCGCAATCAATCTTCTCTTTATCGTAGGACAAGCTATCAACTATTTTCTTGAAATTAGGCAAAAAGAGCTCATCAAACACAAATTTGCGAGCAAAGTAAGCCCCGCGGTTATGAACAATATTCTTGCAAGTGAAGATGATGTTTTGCAAGGAATAGAGAAAGAGATTACCATCTTTTTTTCCGATGTACGAAATTTTACCGCCATCTCCGAAGCTGCAGGTGATGCAAAATCGCTGATTCATCTTATGAACGCCTATATGGATCCGATGAGTCAAATCATTATTCGCTCAGGCGGTACAGTCGATAAATTTATCGGCGATGCCATTATGGCATATTGGAATGCCCCTATTAGCATGGAAGATCATGCGGATAAAGCTGTTTCTGCCGCCCTTGAACAACTACACCACCTCAAATCGTTAAATGCCGAACTCAAAGCCAACCCTGAATTTTCCAAAGTCGTTGCTATGGCAGAGGCAAAAGGCATGCCTATCATTGACATTGGCATTGGTATTAACACCGGTGTTGCCATTGTAGGTGAGATGGGAACCAGTAGCCGTAGTGACTATACCGTCATTGGCGATCCTATCAATCTTGGATCGCGCCTTGAATCATTGTGCAAATACTACAACTCACACCTTACCATCTCTAACTTTACCAAAGCCAAACTAGAAGGTGCTTATATCTTTCGCTTTTTGGATTTAGTGACGGTTAAGGGTAAAAGTGAGCCTATTGAAGTCTGGCAAATCCATGATTTTGATGCCCCTCAAAAAGAGCCACTCTATTCAGTGAGTTATGAAATGCTTCAAGAAGAACTGAGACTCCATCATGAGGCTATTACACTCTATAAAGAGGCACGTTTTGAAGAAGCACTTGCTTGTTTTGAAGCGTTGCAACAAAGAGAGACAAAAACCAATCACGCAATTTATACTATTTATTGTGAGCGTTGTTCACACTATATCACGTTTCCACCGAGTGCATTTAAGGGTGTTTTTGTGCACACTACCAAAGGATAAGCATGAGTTATATTCGTATTTTAGGCGCCCAAGGAAGCAGAGCTAAAGAGTCCTTTACCACCTGTATTCAAGTCACCAAAAACACGCTCATAGATGCGGGTAATATTATGCATGCCCTTGGCGATGAAGCTTTACATGTAAACCGTATTTTTTTCTCTCATGCACACCTAGATCATATCATCGATACTGCGTTTATGATTGACAATTTTTTTGCCAAACGTACAACATCACTCACACTTTACGGACTTCCAGCGACAATTGAAGCCTTACAAAAACATCTTTTCAATGATGTGGTATGGCCCAATTTTAGTAAACTCTTCCTTATCAATAGTACAACACCCGCCATCACCTATGTTACCCTTGAGCCCAATCAAAGTTATGCGATTGAAGAAGGCATAACACTTACCCCTTTCTTAGCCAATCATACCGTGCCCTGCTGTGGTTACATCATTGAGCAAAATAAAAGTGCCCTCCTCTTCTCGGCAGATACCTTTCGCAATGAAGCGCTTTGGAATCTACTGAATGAAAAACCTGAAATCAAAGCACTGATCATCGATGTCTCGTTTCCTAATCATTTTAAGAAAATTGCAACGGAGAGTAAGCATCTAACACCGCATTTTCTAGCAGAAGAGATGCAACAACTCAAGCGAAATGATCTGCATATTTATATCAACCATCTTAAACCTTTTTATGCGGAGCAGATTAAGAATGAACTTCATGCTATTGGTATTACGAAAGAAGCTATTTTGCACGATGGCGAAAGTATAAACCTTGCGACGGGGTATTTAGAGCCAAGCATCCCTCGCAGCATCGATGAGCGCGTTCAAAAGCTCACCGAGATTGGAACAGCCCTCTCTGCAAATGAAAACCTTGATGCTCTTTTGGAGATGATCGTTACCGAAGCTAAAAATCTCACGGGTGCGGATGGTGGAACACTCTATCTGCTTGAAAAAGATGAACTTCGTTTTCAGGTCATTCAAACCGACTCATTAAGCATCAAAATGGGAGGAACCAGTGGCAAAATCACATGGCCACCACTTCCACTTTACCTCGAAGATGACACTCCCAATAAAAAGATGGTAGCCGCAACGTGTGCGTTAGAAGATCGCTTAGTGAATATTCCCGATGTCTATGAAGCTGTAGGATTTTCATTTGAGGGAACGAAGAAATTCGATCAAGGCACAGGTTATCGCTCAAAATCCATGCTGGTTATTCCTATGAAAAATCATGAACATGAGATTATTGGTGTGTTGCAACTTCTCAACAAAATAGATGAACATACCCATGAAGTGAGTGCTTTTAATGATGAAGATGAAAAGATCACACTCTCGCTTGCATCACAAGCAGCGATTGCTATTACCAATACGTCACTTATTCAAGGACTTGAAAATCTTTTAGAATCTTTCCTCAAAAGTATTATTTTTGCTATCAGTAAAAAATCACCTTATACGGCTGGGCATATTGAGCGCATGGTCAAACTAAGCGTCATGATCGCTGAAGCAATCAATCAAGACACCTCTTTATATGCCGATAAACACTTTAGTGCTGAAGAGATCAAACAGATCAACTTTGCTGCACTCATGCATGACATTGGTAAACTTGCAACGCCTGAACAAGTCGTCGATAAAGCCACTAAATTAGAAGCCATATTTGATCGTATTCATATGATTGAATGCCGCATCAAAACAGTTGAAAAAGCTTTACATGTAAAACTGTTGGAAGATAAAATAGCTCTTTTAGAAGGCAAGCAACAAGGTGACATTCACGCTTTAGAAGCAAGCTACCATCAACAGATAGAAACTCTACGTGAAGCGTTTGTATTGATTCAATCCAGCAATAAAGGCGACTCCTTTCTAAACGATGATAATGCTTCCAAAATCCAAGCGCTTGCAAAACAGTCATGGCTCATTGGAGATGAAACGTATAGGATTCTCACAGAAAATGAAGCGTATCATCTGAGCACCCAAAAAGGAACTCTCACTCAAGAAGAGCGTACCATTATCAACGATCATGCAAAACTTAGTGTCGACATTTTAAACCGCCTTCCCTTCCCTAAAAAATACCAACAAATTCCTCAAATTTCAGGCAATCACCATGAAAAAATCAATGGAAAAGGTTATCCGCAAGGACTGAAGGGCGATGAAATCAGCTTTGAAGCACGTATCTTAGCTATTGCTGACATCTTTGAAGCCTTGACAGCCAGCGATAGGCCATATAAAGCAGGCATGCCTCTTTCGACAGCCATGAAAATACTTTACTTTATGGCAAAAGATGATGAGTTAGATTCTAAGCTTGTGAAATTCTTTTATGATTCTGGGCTGTATTTACAGTATGCCAAAGAGGCACTCCCCGAACAGAGTATAGACACTGTCACGGTGGATTTTAGTACACTCTAGGTTGTGCTGTTTTTTACCTCATTTTAAAGTAATTTTTTCATGTTTAACGATTCTTTAACACGTTTTGGATATAATCCTTAGTTCTACATTATTTTGAAAACAAAGGACATCCCTTATGACCACCGTTTTATTGGTTTTACAATTTGTATTAACCGCTATTTTAACTGTTTCTGTACTTCTACAAAAAAGCTCATCTATCGGCCTTGGTGCTTACAGTGGAAGCAATGAATCCCTTTTTGGTGCAAAAGGACCAGCGGGTTTTATGGCAAAATTTACTTTTATCATTGCAACACTTTTCATTGTAAATACACTCGCTTTGGGTTATTTTTACAACCAAACTAAAAAAGTATCGATTGCTGAAGATATCAAAATCGAAAAAAGCGTTGTACCAAGTGTTCCAGCTCCACTGACAACTGCTCCAGCAGCTCCTGAAGCTCCAGCATCTAAATAATCCGTTATGAAATCTTTTTGGCTTGTGTTGTGTTTGAGTGTGATGGTATGGGCAGACGCCCATATCTTCATCTACCATCGTTTTAACGATTCCAGATATCCCACTACCAACACAACGCTCGAAGAGCTTCGAAAAGAGTTTGACTACTTTAAGAAAAATGGCTACGAAGTCATTCCTCTTGAAAAACTTGTCACTGCCCTTCACAACAAAGAAACCATCCCCGATAATTGGATTGTACTCACCATTGATGATAATTACAAAAGTTTTTATGAACATGGTTTAGCACTTTTTAAAGAGTACAACTATCCATTCACAATGTTTGTCTATGTTGGAGCAACGGAGCAAAAGTATGGCGATTTTATGAGTTGGGAACAGCTTAAAGAGATAGCCAAATATGGCTCTTTAGAGTTTCATTCACTGAATCATCCGCATATGACTGAACTGAGTGATGAAGCACTTAAAAAAGATTTTGATGAAGGCTTGAGCTTATTTGAAAAGCGTCTTGGTATCAAACCTCGTTATTTTTCATACCCTTTTGGTGAATTTAGTCCTCGTGTCAAAGCAATGGCAACTCGCTATGGTTTTGAAGCCATTTTAAACCAAACAATGGGCGCAGTAGCCAGCTTTAGTGATCCTATGGACCTAGACCGTTCAGCCCTTGTCGGTAAAAGTGACTTAGGTGGATTTTTAAAGTATAAAGCCCTTGAAGCTACGTGGATAGAACCTACTGTTTTACTGAATGATGGCAAACTGACCTCTTTACATGTAAAAGTGCAAACAAGTGCTTCCAAAGGTGGTATTTACATCAGCGAACATGGTTATTCCGAGGTGAGCTTAAGTGATGGCGTTTTTGAAGCTCAAATCAATAAAATATTGACCAAAGATCGCACACGGATTATCGTCTCCGTGGGCAACAAAATTTCAACGAAACTACTTGTAAAGGATAAATATGGAACTCAGTAAAATCTATGCTGAACAAAAAGAGCATATGGAAAAATGTATTGCGGCACTTAAACGTGACTTTATGACCATTCGTAGTGGTAAAGTCTCAACTACCATTTTAGACAACATTCATGTTGATTACTACGGAACACCAACAGGACTTAGCCAAGTAGCGACTGTTTTAGCAACCGATGCAACAACGATTACGATTTCTCCGTGGGAGAAAAAGATGCTCAGAGAAATCGAAAAAGCGATTATGCAAGCAAACATCGGTGTCAATCCAAATAACGATGGTGAAACCATTAAGCTTTTCTTCCCTCCAATGACAACTGACCAACGCAAAGAGGGTGCAAAACAGGCTAAAACAATGGGTGATAAAGCCAAAATTGCAATTCGCAATGTCCGTAAAGACTCGAATGACCAAGTAAAAAAACTCGAAAAAGATAAACTTATCACGGAAGATGGTTCTAAAAAAGGACAAGATGAAGTGCAAAAAATCACCGATGCAACGGTTTCTAAAGTCGATGAGCTCGTGAGAGAAAAAGAATCCGAACTCCTAAAAATTTAAGGACACCTATGCAAGTTGAAAAAATTTATAAAGACGCCAACGCCCTTTTAGAGGGACACTTTTTACTCAGCAGTGGAAAACACTCACGTTACTATCTTCAAAGTGCAAAAGTCTTGGAAGATCCAAAAGTTGCGGAGCAATTAGCGGTTGAGTTGGCAAAAATGATTAATGCTTCACATCTTGAGATTGATACCATCTGCTCACCAGCACTTGGTGGCGTTTTAGCGGGTTATGAGCTTGCACGCGCC
It contains:
- a CDS encoding HD domain-containing phosphohydrolase, which codes for MSYIRILGAQGSRAKESFTTCIQVTKNTLIDAGNIMHALGDEALHVNRIFFSHAHLDHIIDTAFMIDNFFAKRTTSLTLYGLPATIEALQKHLFNDVVWPNFSKLFLINSTTPAITYVTLEPNQSYAIEEGITLTPFLANHTVPCCGYIIEQNKSALLFSADTFRNEALWNLLNEKPEIKALIIDVSFPNHFKKIATESKHLTPHFLAEEMQQLKRNDLHIYINHLKPFYAEQIKNELHAIGITKEAILHDGESINLATGYLEPSIPRSIDERVQKLTEIGTALSANENLDALLEMIVTEAKNLTGADGGTLYLLEKDELRFQVIQTDSLSIKMGGTSGKITWPPLPLYLEDDTPNKKMVAATCALEDRLVNIPDVYEAVGFSFEGTKKFDQGTGYRSKSMLVIPMKNHEHEIIGVLQLLNKIDEHTHEVSAFNDEDEKITLSLASQAAIAITNTSLIQGLENLLESFLKSIIFAISKKSPYTAGHIERMVKLSVMIAEAINQDTSLYADKHFSAEEIKQINFAALMHDIGKLATPEQVVDKATKLEAIFDRIHMIECRIKTVEKALHVKLLEDKIALLEGKQQGDIHALEASYHQQIETLREAFVLIQSSNKGDSFLNDDNASKIQALAKQSWLIGDETYRILTENEAYHLSTQKGTLTQEERTIINDHAKLSVDILNRLPFPKKYQQIPQISGNHHEKINGKGYPQGLKGDEISFEARILAIADIFEALTASDRPYKAGMPLSTAMKILYFMAKDDELDSKLVKFFYDSGLYLQYAKEALPEQSIDTVTVDFSTL
- the secG gene encoding preprotein translocase subunit SecG — encoded protein: MTTVLLVLQFVLTAILTVSVLLQKSSSIGLGAYSGSNESLFGAKGPAGFMAKFTFIIATLFIVNTLALGYFYNQTKKVSIAEDIKIEKSVVPSVPAPLTTAPAAPEAPASK
- a CDS encoding polysaccharide deacetylase family protein, which translates into the protein MKSFWLVLCLSVMVWADAHIFIYHRFNDSRYPTTNTTLEELRKEFDYFKKNGYEVIPLEKLVTALHNKETIPDNWIVLTIDDNYKSFYEHGLALFKEYNYPFTMFVYVGATEQKYGDFMSWEQLKEIAKYGSLEFHSLNHPHMTELSDEALKKDFDEGLSLFEKRLGIKPRYFSYPFGEFSPRVKAMATRYGFEAILNQTMGAVASFSDPMDLDRSALVGKSDLGGFLKYKALEATWIEPTVLLNDGKLTSLHVKVQTSASKGGIYISEHGYSEVSLSDGVFEAQINKILTKDRTRIIVSVGNKISTKLLVKDKYGTQ
- the frr gene encoding ribosome recycling factor produces the protein MELSKIYAEQKEHMEKCIAALKRDFMTIRSGKVSTTILDNIHVDYYGTPTGLSQVATVLATDATTITISPWEKKMLREIEKAIMQANIGVNPNNDGETIKLFFPPMTTDQRKEGAKQAKTMGDKAKIAIRNVRKDSNDQVKKLEKDKLITEDGSKKGQDEVQKITDATVSKVDELVREKESELLKI